Genomic segment of Xanthobacter dioxanivorans:
GAATGGACCGACGAAGGCATCGTGCTCGGTGTGCGCCGGCATGGAGAAGGCAACGCCATCGTCGAGTTGCTCACCCGCCGGCGTGGCCGCCATCTCGGCATGGTGCGCGGCGGAACCTCGCGGCGCCACGCATCCCTGCTCCAGCCCGGCAACAGCGTCGCCGCCACCTGGCGTGCGCGACTCGACGAGCATATGGGAAACTACGCGCTGGAGCCGTCCGTGGTGCGCAGCGACGTGCTGATGCGCGTGCCCCATGCCGCCTACGGCTTCACCCACATGGCGCAGATGCTCCATCTGCTGCCGGAGCGCGACCCCCACGAGGGCCTCTATTTCACCCTCGGCGCCATCCTCGACGCCTTCGAGCAGCGCGAGGCGGCCGGCATGCTGCTCGCCCGCTTCGAGCTGGCGCTG
This window contains:
- the recO gene encoding DNA repair protein RecO, which gives rise to MEWTDEGIVLGVRRHGEGNAIVELLTRRRGRHLGMVRGGTSRRHASLLQPGNSVAATWRARLDEHMGNYALEPSVVRSDVLMRVPHAAYGFTHMAQMLHLLPERDPHEGLYFTLGAILDAFEQREAAGMLLARFELALLAEMGFGLELDTCAATGRRDDLVYVSPRSGRAVCREAGAPYSERLFALPGFLIGQGPTDPEDVEAALRLTGHFLLARALEPRGLGFSEARAAFLGAWRREPAPG